A region from the Rhodamnia argentea isolate NSW1041297 chromosome 7, ASM2092103v1, whole genome shotgun sequence genome encodes:
- the LOC115756201 gene encoding uncharacterized protein LOC115756201 isoform X3 produces MRPQRHVSSSRKVRVRFQLQRECQFGEQFLVVGDDPALGSWDPSSAVPLDWSDGHIWSVELDMATGRDIQFKFILRQGNGGTLWQPDPDRILQILDTDKIITIYEDWENAGLQKITEEELSDILSEVEEPTHGSERSIVLENSNPWRKEVMLEASNGSAFAGNYAAPEESPLVEAHDDLSFPETVAPVEEMPMALYADNIMQKQEQSSKDAANNVHCEKRTGYQNADLTISHQVLGNNGRATVNNLTNMNFQSDLVTVDEVPVLVPGLTSISMVLTEESNQCEEGRSSAGDASGGPDEAISSKLPEQEHGCNPSAEETALSFGEGKLDNQHKQIIHIDNREGKTDPETLHNVLRNDMRWGRRTLQKFLATLGLL; encoded by the exons ATGAGGCCACAGAGACATGTAA GTTCTTCGAGGAAAGTGCGTGTCAGATTTCAGTTACAGAGAGAGTGTCAATTTGGAGAACAATTTCTTGTAGTAGGGGATGATCCGGCGTTGGGGTCGTGGGACCCATCAAGCGCAGTACCATTGGACTGGTCAGATGGACACATATGGTCAGTAGAACTG GACATGGCCACTGGGAGAGATATTCAGTTCAAGTTCATATTAAGACAAGGAAACGGAGGGACACTGTGGCAGCCGGATCCGGATCGGATTCTACAAATCTTGGATACTGATAAAATCATTACTATCTATGAAGATTGGGAAAATGCCGGATTACAAAAGATTACCGAGGAAGAATTGTCGGACATCCTCTCTGAGGTTGAGGAGCCTACTCATGGTTCAGAAAGGTCGATAGTTTTAGAGAACTCAAATCCATGGAGAAAAGAAGTGATGCTAGAAGCCAGCAATGGATCAGCTTTCGCTGGTAATTATGCTGCTCCCGAAGAGAGTCCTCTGGTGGAAGCACATGATGACTTGAGTTTTCCTGAAACCGTTGCTCCGGTAGAAGAGATGCCTATGGCTCTTTATGCAGATAATATTATGCAAAAGCAGGAGCAGTCTTCAAAAGATGCAGCTAACAATGTGCACTGTGAAAAGAGAACTGGTTACCAAAATGCGGACCTGACCATATCGCACCAAGTTCTTGGAAACAACGGCAGAGCCACAGTCAATAACTTGACAAACATGAATTTCCAAAGTGACCTAGTTACAGTTGATGAAGTTCCTGTGCTGGTTCCTGGTTTGACTTCCATATCAATGGTGCTAACAGAAGAGTCAAATCAATGTGAAGAAGGACGAAGCAGTGCAGGTGATGCCTCTGGTGGACCTGATGAAGCTATAAGTTCAAAATTACCAGAG CAAGAGCATGGATGCAATCCGTCCGCAGAGGAAACGGCGCTGAGTTTTGGTGAAGGAAAGCTCGATAACCAACACAAACAGATTATCCACATAGACAACAGAGAAGGGAAGACCGACCCCGAGACTTTACATAATGTATTAAGGAATGATATGCGATGGGGCCGTAGGACATTGCAGAAGTTTCTAGCAACTTTGGGGTTGCTATAG
- the LOC115756201 gene encoding uncharacterized protein LOC115756201 isoform X1 codes for MDALASRGIKILFKDGAGSCLSPFGEVVVSRADVRFPRVQKLADFGFFRLASAHHKLVGPVPSLSSNIEHPLLQAAIETAEDEATETCSSRKVRVRFQLQRECQFGEQFLVVGDDPALGSWDPSSAVPLDWSDGHIWSVELDMATGRDIQFKFILRQGNGGTLWQPDPDRILQILDTDKIITIYEDWENAGLQKITEEELSDILSEVEEPTHGSERSIVLENSNPWRKEVMLEASNGSAFAGNYAAPEESPLVEAHDDLSFPETVAPVEEMPMALYADNIMQKQEQSSKDAANNVHCEKRTGYQNADLTISHQVLGNNGRATVNNLTNMNFQSDLVTVDEVPVLVPGLTSISMVLTEESNQCEEGRSSAGDASGGPDEAISSKLPEQEHGCNPSAEETALSFGEGKLDNQHKQIIHIDNREGKTDPETLHNVLRNDMRWGRRTLQKFLATLGLL; via the exons atggACGCTCTCGCGAGTCGCGGCATCAAGATTTTGTTCAAAGACGGAGCAGGTTCGTGCTTGTCGCCGTTCGGAGAGGTCGTTGTTTCCAGAGCAGACGTTCGCTTCCCGCGAGTCCAGAAGCTCGCTGACTTCGGATTCTTCCGTTTGGCCTCAGCTCATCACAAGCTCGTCGGTCCGGTTCCTTCTCTTTCGTCCAACAtcgag CATCCTTTACTGCAAGCAGCCATAGAGACAGCAGAAGATGAGGCCACAGAGACAT GTTCTTCGAGGAAAGTGCGTGTCAGATTTCAGTTACAGAGAGAGTGTCAATTTGGAGAACAATTTCTTGTAGTAGGGGATGATCCGGCGTTGGGGTCGTGGGACCCATCAAGCGCAGTACCATTGGACTGGTCAGATGGACACATATGGTCAGTAGAACTG GACATGGCCACTGGGAGAGATATTCAGTTCAAGTTCATATTAAGACAAGGAAACGGAGGGACACTGTGGCAGCCGGATCCGGATCGGATTCTACAAATCTTGGATACTGATAAAATCATTACTATCTATGAAGATTGGGAAAATGCCGGATTACAAAAGATTACCGAGGAAGAATTGTCGGACATCCTCTCTGAGGTTGAGGAGCCTACTCATGGTTCAGAAAGGTCGATAGTTTTAGAGAACTCAAATCCATGGAGAAAAGAAGTGATGCTAGAAGCCAGCAATGGATCAGCTTTCGCTGGTAATTATGCTGCTCCCGAAGAGAGTCCTCTGGTGGAAGCACATGATGACTTGAGTTTTCCTGAAACCGTTGCTCCGGTAGAAGAGATGCCTATGGCTCTTTATGCAGATAATATTATGCAAAAGCAGGAGCAGTCTTCAAAAGATGCAGCTAACAATGTGCACTGTGAAAAGAGAACTGGTTACCAAAATGCGGACCTGACCATATCGCACCAAGTTCTTGGAAACAACGGCAGAGCCACAGTCAATAACTTGACAAACATGAATTTCCAAAGTGACCTAGTTACAGTTGATGAAGTTCCTGTGCTGGTTCCTGGTTTGACTTCCATATCAATGGTGCTAACAGAAGAGTCAAATCAATGTGAAGAAGGACGAAGCAGTGCAGGTGATGCCTCTGGTGGACCTGATGAAGCTATAAGTTCAAAATTACCAGAG CAAGAGCATGGATGCAATCCGTCCGCAGAGGAAACGGCGCTGAGTTTTGGTGAAGGAAAGCTCGATAACCAACACAAACAGATTATCCACATAGACAACAGAGAAGGGAAGACCGACCCCGAGACTTTACATAATGTATTAAGGAATGATATGCGATGGGGCCGTAGGACATTGCAGAAGTTTCTAGCAACTTTGGGGTTGCTATAG
- the LOC115756201 gene encoding uncharacterized protein LOC115756201 isoform X2, which yields MDALASRGIKILFKDGAGSCLSPFGEVVVSRADVRFPRVQKLADFGFFRLASAHHKLVGPVPSLSSNIEHPLLQAAIETAEDEATETCSSRKVRVRFQLQRECQFGEQFLVVGDDPALGSWDPSSAVPLDWSDGHIWSVELDMATGRDIQFKFILRQGNGGTLWQPDPDRILQILDTDKIITIYEDWENAGLQKITEEELSDILSEVEEPTHGSERSIVLENSNPWRKEVMLEASNGSAFAGNYAAPEESPLVEAHDDLSFPETVAPVEEMPMALYADNIMQKQEQSSKDAANNVHCEKRTGYQNADLTISHQVLGNNGRATVNNLTNMNFQSDLVTVDEVPVLVPGLTSISMVLTEESNQCEEGRSSAGDASGGPDEAISSKLPESMDAIRPQRKRR from the exons atggACGCTCTCGCGAGTCGCGGCATCAAGATTTTGTTCAAAGACGGAGCAGGTTCGTGCTTGTCGCCGTTCGGAGAGGTCGTTGTTTCCAGAGCAGACGTTCGCTTCCCGCGAGTCCAGAAGCTCGCTGACTTCGGATTCTTCCGTTTGGCCTCAGCTCATCACAAGCTCGTCGGTCCGGTTCCTTCTCTTTCGTCCAACAtcgag CATCCTTTACTGCAAGCAGCCATAGAGACAGCAGAAGATGAGGCCACAGAGACAT GTTCTTCGAGGAAAGTGCGTGTCAGATTTCAGTTACAGAGAGAGTGTCAATTTGGAGAACAATTTCTTGTAGTAGGGGATGATCCGGCGTTGGGGTCGTGGGACCCATCAAGCGCAGTACCATTGGACTGGTCAGATGGACACATATGGTCAGTAGAACTG GACATGGCCACTGGGAGAGATATTCAGTTCAAGTTCATATTAAGACAAGGAAACGGAGGGACACTGTGGCAGCCGGATCCGGATCGGATTCTACAAATCTTGGATACTGATAAAATCATTACTATCTATGAAGATTGGGAAAATGCCGGATTACAAAAGATTACCGAGGAAGAATTGTCGGACATCCTCTCTGAGGTTGAGGAGCCTACTCATGGTTCAGAAAGGTCGATAGTTTTAGAGAACTCAAATCCATGGAGAAAAGAAGTGATGCTAGAAGCCAGCAATGGATCAGCTTTCGCTGGTAATTATGCTGCTCCCGAAGAGAGTCCTCTGGTGGAAGCACATGATGACTTGAGTTTTCCTGAAACCGTTGCTCCGGTAGAAGAGATGCCTATGGCTCTTTATGCAGATAATATTATGCAAAAGCAGGAGCAGTCTTCAAAAGATGCAGCTAACAATGTGCACTGTGAAAAGAGAACTGGTTACCAAAATGCGGACCTGACCATATCGCACCAAGTTCTTGGAAACAACGGCAGAGCCACAGTCAATAACTTGACAAACATGAATTTCCAAAGTGACCTAGTTACAGTTGATGAAGTTCCTGTGCTGGTTCCTGGTTTGACTTCCATATCAATGGTGCTAACAGAAGAGTCAAATCAATGTGAAGAAGGACGAAGCAGTGCAGGTGATGCCTCTGGTGGACCTGATGAAGCTATAAGTTCAAAATTACCAGAG AGCATGGATGCAATCCGTCCGCAGAGGAAACGGCGCTGA